The proteins below are encoded in one region of Rhizobium sp. 9140:
- a CDS encoding flavin reductase family protein — MFYPTETNAHGLPHDPFKAIVSPRPIGWIGTRAEDGSLNLAPYSFFNAICDKPKMVMFSSSGWKDSVRNIEETGVFTASFVSRDLIDPMNRSSAPLPHGESEFAAAGLTPVDGNLVQAPFVGEAYAALECRMTEMFRPKTLSGEPAENHVVIGQVVGIHIREEALRDGRFDMAKARPVGRLGYMDYADAGDVFELFRPKR; from the coding sequence ATGTTTTATCCCACCGAAACCAACGCCCACGGCCTGCCGCACGATCCGTTCAAGGCCATTGTCTCGCCGCGGCCGATCGGCTGGATCGGCACGCGGGCAGAGGACGGCAGCCTCAATCTCGCGCCCTACTCCTTCTTCAACGCCATCTGCGATAAGCCGAAGATGGTGATGTTCTCGTCCTCCGGCTGGAAGGACTCGGTCCGCAATATCGAGGAGACCGGCGTCTTCACCGCAAGCTTCGTCAGCCGCGACCTCATCGACCCGATGAACCGCTCCTCGGCCCCGTTGCCGCACGGGGAAAGCGAGTTCGCCGCCGCCGGCCTGACGCCGGTCGATGGAAACCTCGTCCAGGCGCCGTTCGTCGGCGAGGCCTATGCTGCGCTCGAATGCCGGATGACGGAGATGTTCCGGCCGAAGACCTTGTCCGGCGAGCCCGCCGAAAACCATGTGGTCATCGGGCAGGTGGTCGGCATCCACATCCGCGAGGAAGCCTTGCGAGACGGTCGCTTCGACATGGCGAAGGCGCGTCCGGTCGGTCGGCTCGGCTACATGGATTATGCCGACGCCGGCGATGTCTTCGAACTGTTTCGCCCGAAGCGCTGA
- a CDS encoding DUF2336 domain-containing protein yields MIIQAFLRWVETAKATDRARAASALARAYCAKDGNRIDRHAADMAMTFLLDDPSPKVRLALAEALASARDAPRPIILSLAEDQPEIAFAVATRSPVLSDDDLIDLAARGTPELRAFIASRKTVSRTVAAAIGEIGGVPEVVILLENSSADISRRTLKRLADRHGDVCTVRNMLLEREDLPADARQVLVEHVGTALNGVAFLQAVVGTERLQRVARQACETAAIDMAGEVADVDIKALIAELRTTGRLTPALLVNALCHGRIDFFAAAIVDLTHVGEKRVRSILSDGRTQALQALFESGGLGREIGALFAEAILIWRRERRQGSHLPAASIAAVLVHRLRQTPDSSGLSECVEKLAIAEQRRFARDYAQLAARQAA; encoded by the coding sequence GTGATCATACAAGCATTTCTCCGCTGGGTCGAAACCGCAAAGGCAACGGACCGCGCCCGCGCTGCCAGCGCCCTGGCGCGCGCCTATTGTGCGAAGGATGGCAACCGGATCGACCGGCATGCAGCCGATATGGCGATGACCTTTCTTCTGGACGATCCCTCACCAAAGGTGCGTCTGGCCCTTGCCGAAGCGCTGGCGTCGGCGAGGGACGCCCCACGTCCAATCATTCTGTCGCTGGCCGAAGACCAGCCGGAGATCGCCTTCGCCGTCGCCACCCGCTCCCCCGTTCTCTCCGATGACGATCTGATCGATCTTGCGGCGCGCGGAACGCCCGAGCTGCGCGCCTTCATCGCCTCCCGGAAAACGGTATCTCGCACTGTGGCGGCTGCCATCGGCGAAATCGGCGGTGTGCCGGAGGTCGTGATCCTCCTCGAAAATTCCTCGGCCGACATTTCGCGCCGAACCCTGAAGCGTCTCGCGGATCGTCATGGAGATGTTTGCACCGTGCGCAACATGCTTCTGGAGCGCGAGGATCTGCCGGCAGATGCGCGGCAGGTTCTGGTCGAGCATGTGGGCACCGCGCTGAACGGCGTGGCTTTCCTCCAAGCCGTGGTCGGGACCGAACGCCTACAGCGTGTAGCTCGGCAGGCCTGCGAAACCGCCGCCATCGACATGGCGGGCGAGGTCGCGGACGTGGATATCAAAGCCTTGATCGCGGAACTCCGCACGACCGGACGCCTGACGCCTGCCTTGCTGGTCAACGCACTTTGCCATGGCCGCATCGACTTCTTCGCAGCCGCCATCGTGGACTTGACCCATGTTGGCGAAAAGCGGGTGCGCTCCATTCTCTCGGACGGACGGACGCAAGCGCTCCAGGCTCTGTTCGAATCGGGCGGTCTTGGTCGCGAGATCGGTGCGCTTTTCGCAGAAGCCATCCTGATCTGGCGGAGAGAGCGACGACAGGGCAGCCATCTCCCCGCAGCGTCCATCGCCGCAGTCCTCGTCCATCGCCTGCGCCAGACGCCGGATAGCTCCGGCTTGTCGGAATGTGTGGAAAAGCTCGCCATCGCCGAGCAGCGGCGCTTCGCCCGCGATTACGCGCAACTGGCTGCACGACAGGCGGCCTGA
- a CDS encoding NAD-dependent epimerase/dehydratase family protein, with protein MSEANRRAVVTGAGGFLGRHLTLSLLRQDYAVCGTFRSAVRGKQARMALEEMHGQPADNLTVALADLESNDGWSAALNGADALFHTASPFPAKTPDDPQDVIRPAVEGTRRVLRAAADAGIRRVVLTSSIAAVMYGDGVAPYDERNWTDADGKFATVYYASKTLAERAAWAEAEALGLDLTVLCPGMILGPMIGKTVATSVGTVRNLLNGRYPAMPKFSVPIVDVRDVATAHVLALQTEAAIGERFIIAGQSLSIADIVAILREAVPERGGKLPGMTVPNWTAKAAASMHPGLAMIVKELGRDNRVNSEKARRLLGWTTRPERETIAGTATSLIAAGLII; from the coding sequence ATGTCCGAAGCGAATCGGCGAGCCGTCGTCACCGGTGCGGGTGGGTTTCTTGGCCGCCATCTGACGCTGTCCCTCTTGCGGCAGGACTATGCTGTCTGCGGAACCTTTCGCTCGGCCGTTCGCGGCAAGCAGGCAAGGATGGCTCTTGAAGAGATGCACGGACAGCCCGCCGACAATCTCACTGTCGCCCTCGCGGATCTGGAATCCAATGACGGTTGGTCGGCGGCGCTGAACGGTGCCGATGCTCTGTTCCACACAGCATCGCCTTTTCCGGCCAAGACGCCGGACGATCCGCAGGACGTGATTCGGCCGGCTGTCGAGGGCACCCGGCGCGTCTTAAGGGCAGCGGCCGACGCCGGTATTCGCCGCGTCGTGCTGACCTCATCGATTGCCGCCGTCATGTATGGCGATGGCGTGGCCCCCTATGACGAGCGCAACTGGACGGACGCGGACGGCAAGTTCGCCACCGTCTACTACGCGTCGAAGACGCTCGCCGAGCGCGCCGCCTGGGCCGAGGCCGAAGCGCTGGGTCTCGACCTGACGGTGCTCTGCCCGGGCATGATCCTCGGTCCGATGATCGGAAAGACGGTGGCGACCTCGGTCGGGACCGTGCGCAATCTGCTGAACGGCCGCTATCCCGCCATGCCCAAGTTTTCCGTGCCCATCGTCGATGTCCGCGATGTCGCGACGGCGCATGTCTTGGCGCTCCAGACCGAGGCCGCGATCGGCGAGCGGTTCATCATCGCCGGGCAGTCGCTGAGCATCGCGGACATCGTCGCCATTCTCCGCGAGGCGGTTCCCGAGAGAGGGGGGAAGTTGCCCGGGATGACCGTTCCGAACTGGACGGCCAAGGCTGCAGCCTCCATGCATCCCGGCCTTGCCATGATCGTGAAGGAGCTTGGACGCGACAACCGCGTGAACAGCGAAAAGGCACGACGCCTGCTCGGCTGGACGACGCGCCCGGAGCGCGAGACCATCGCGGGAACCGCCACAAGCCTGATTGCTGCCGGCTTGATCATCTGA
- a CDS encoding GNAT family N-acetyltransferase, whose translation MTLDIRKEPPRQPDVIDLLNQSDAYAQSLYPAESNHLVDLETLEKPEVSFLVARHDGAIIGCCALVAAGDGSGEIKRMFVDPKARGMRAGRSLLDAIEQTARDTGLTTVRLETGIYQPEAISLYRKAGYRDIEPFGSYKPDPLSLFMEKIVA comes from the coding sequence GTGACTCTGGACATTCGAAAAGAACCCCCGCGTCAACCTGACGTCATCGATCTTCTCAACCAGTCGGACGCCTACGCCCAGTCGCTTTACCCGGCGGAGAGCAACCATCTGGTCGATCTTGAGACGCTGGAAAAGCCGGAAGTCTCGTTTCTCGTCGCGCGGCATGACGGCGCCATCATCGGCTGCTGCGCGCTGGTGGCGGCCGGTGATGGCAGCGGCGAGATCAAGCGGATGTTCGTCGACCCGAAGGCGCGTGGCATGCGCGCAGGACGGTCTCTCCTGGACGCGATCGAGCAGACCGCGCGGGACACCGGACTGACGACGGTCCGGCTCGAAACCGGGATCTACCAGCCGGAAGCCATCAGTCTTTACCGCAAGGCGGGCTACCGCGACATCGAGCCGTTCGGAAGCTACAAGCCCGATCCGCTCAGCCTTTTCATGGAAAAGATCGTCGCCTGA